A region of the Synechococcus sp. PCC 7502 genome:
CGCCAATGTCCAGTTAGGAGCCATGCCATAACGAGGTAAGTAGCGTGGCACAATATTTAGTAAGCCTGCCATGGCTGATGCCCCTGCAAACCACAGGATCGAGATCGTGCTTAGATCATAAACAGTGCCAAATATATCGCCAAAAAACTGGTGAGCAAGGAAGGCAAGCGCACGACCATTAGCTTTACCACCTGCCTGAAATTCTGCTACAGGAATTAAAAATGTGGTGACAATGCTACTGGTGAGCAGGAAAAAACTCATAATCCAAGCGGCACTGGTCAGCATTTTATGGGTGTTTTTAATCCGCCCTGATGGAACTGAGTCTGGATCTTCGCTATATCCCTTCACCAAAGGCATAACCGCCACACCTGTCTCAAATCCTGATAGTCCTAGTGCTAGTTTGGGAAATACTAAAACCGAAATCCCTAAAAGCATTAATGGACTTTGATGATTAATAAAAATTGCCTTTTCCCAGCTAGCGATCGCCTCTGGATGAGTAAAAATCTGCTCTAATCCTACGCCTACGACAATTAAGTTTAAAAATAAATACACAGCCACTAAAATAACGGCAATGCCGATCGCTTCTCGAAAGCCCTTGAGAAAAACTGCACCCAGCAAAGCCACTAAAATTAAGCTAATTGGGACTACTTGCCCATGAAAAAAAGTTGGGACTAAAGGATTCTCAATAATGTGGGCAGTGGCATCAGCCGCAGAAAGGGTAATGGTAATAATAAAATCTGTCGCCACAAATCCCAGCAAACAAAGGACTAAAAGTTTTCCTTGCCACCAAGGTAAAAGGTGTTCTAGCATTGCCAAAGAGCCTTCCCCGTGAGGACTAGCAGTTGCTACCTTTCGATATATGGGTAGTGCGCCAAATAAAGTTAAAAATAGTAAGATCAACGTGGCGATCGGAGAAAGTGCGCCAGCTGCAAGAGCTGCAATTCCCGGTTGGTAGCCCAGGGTAGAGAAATAGTCGACCCCTGTTAAGCACATAACTTGCCACCATGGGTGCTTTTCCTGATGTTTATGGGGAGGCTCTTTATTACTTTCGGAATTAATTTCAGGTTTTTGACGATGAGTACCTTCTAGCAACCAATGCTTCAGTCGTTGAACTAACTCAGATTCAGTTGAAGAAGAAACAGGTAAAGCCATACAGCAACTTTAATAAATAATAGTGATTAATGGTGCTTACTTAGTCTAAGGCAAACCTTGATACCAGTTCCCAAGTTTAGAAATATAAAAGATTTATCTGCCAAATAAAACCTTAATAAAGATTAGTATTAAAGACTTTTTCTGCCGATCGCACCAGAGTTTCTATTAATTTTGCGACTAATTTTTCATAGCTTAATTTATCGTCCAATAATTCTTCTAAGCTAGTAATTGGCTGATCTTCTATAAAAATTGCTTTTAACAATGGGCGATCGCGCAATATCAAGTATCAATTTCTCATCAAAGGCTTATAACCCGCCTGTTCAAAGTGTTTGTCGTAGGCAAGAGCCTCAGAAATTCCCATATCCTCCATTATTTTGAAAGATACACAATCTGTGTAACTCCATGCTTTGTCTTTTCGTTGTTGATATAGTCTCAAGCCTTGTTCAAATTGCTCACTAGTTTGGGGAACAATACGGACATTGTGGTTAGAACGCAAGTTTTGAGTTAGCTCTATGGCTAAATCACGGAAATACTCACCACGTTTAGAGAAGTCGTTTAAAACTTCGATGAGGACGGCTTCACTGGTGACGATGTAGGCGGGATGCAATGTTTTTGATAGCTGAACAGCTTTTTTATGCAAATTATCACTAGGGTTAAGTAGGGCAACCCAATAACCTGTATCGGCGAAAACGACTCTCACTAACTATCCTGTTGCTGTTGATAATGGTCAAAGTTTTGGGCTAAGTCTTTTGGCAGTTTTGCCCATTCTTCATTAGGAATTTTGGCAGAAAGTCGCGCGGCTAATTCCCATATTGGTTCTGCATTATAGTCAAATTTAATATTTGCTAAGGAGAAGCTTTCGATAGGTGTTTGATTATTCATAGGTGTATTTGATTTAGAAGAAATTAGTTTTTCTAATTTAGAAATTGCTTCTTGTTCGTTACGCCAAGCTTGATCGCGCAGTTGGTTAGCTTTGAGAACTAGATCGCCAATTTCATTTCTAATAGGTAAGTCTGGTAGTGGAATGTGAACAGAAGCAAGCATAAATCTGTCAAATTCAAGAATCACTGAACCGTAAGCATGACGAGTCATGAGACTGTATCCGTAATCGGAAGCTAACCAAGCATAGAGATATCCAGCATTAATATCATCTGAAGCTAGCAAACGATTAGCGTGTTGATTAGCTGTCCAGTTTTCCATATACTTAGTAATGATTTGTACTCGCCCAATTGTGCCTGAGCAGGTAACAGCAATCATATTTTCTTCGATCTGAATTTCGGGCAGGTCTTTTGTATGTGCGCCTTTTGCTAATTTTTTGACATCAATTGGATCGACTTGAAAAAGTTGCTTACTACTTAATAGCGGAATCCCACCTTTTTCGACATAGGTTCGCGCTCGGAATTTTGTAATTGCTCTAACTTCTTTGGTGACTCGCCGATCGCCAACTGTAGTAATTTCAACAGGTAATTTGGCTACTTGTTCTTCAGCAGCGATCGCTTCGGGATTATGAAAACTGCCCTCAAAGCGTCCCATCAATTGCGAGGCTTTGATCGTAGTCGTAAAAGATGCACTACCACGCGGAGCAATATCTTTGAGATAAGGTAAATTTAACCGTTCATGGAGAAGGCGATCGGC
Encoded here:
- a CDS encoding APC family permease, translating into MALPVSSSTESELVQRLKHWLLEGTHRQKPEINSESNKEPPHKHQEKHPWWQVMCLTGVDYFSTLGYQPGIAALAAGALSPIATLILLFLTLFGALPIYRKVATASPHGEGSLAMLEHLLPWWQGKLLVLCLLGFVATDFIITITLSAADATAHIIENPLVPTFFHGQVVPISLILVALLGAVFLKGFREAIGIAVILVAVYLFLNLIVVGVGLEQIFTHPEAIASWEKAIFINHQSPLMLLGISVLVFPKLALGLSGFETGVAVMPLVKGYSEDPDSVPSGRIKNTHKMLTSAAWIMSFFLLTSSIVTTFLIPVAEFQAGGKANGRALAFLAHQFFGDIFGTVYDLSTISILWFAGASAMAGLLNIVPRYLPRYGMAPNWTLAVRPLVLVYTAIAFIVTLIFQANVEAQGGAYATGVLVLMSSAAFAVTLASHKLHKRKEVVTFGIITLVFIYTTITNIIERPEGIKIAATFIAGIVITSLVSRVWRSTELRANTVEFDQQAQSFIDTNPDRTVRIIAHRPNRGDDQEYSQKEQDTRQEHHLPADDPVIFLEIKVSDPSEFAGTINIQGYQVGNHRILRSQGAAVPNTIAAILLEIRERTHKLPHAYFGWAEGNPIQYLMRFILFGEGDIAIVTREVLRTVEKDPKQRPGIHVGG
- a CDS encoding type II toxin-antitoxin system VapC family toxin yields the protein MRVVFADTGYWVALLNPSDNLHKKAVQLSKTLHPAYIVTSEAVLIEVLNDFSKRGEYFRDLAIELTQNLRSNHNVRIVPQTSEQFEQGLRLYQQRKDKAWSYTDCVSFKIMEDMGISEALAYDKHFEQAGYKPLMRN
- a CDS encoding restriction endonuclease subunit S, encoding MVSYAFKPDYTPEIPDDESEKLSTTIKLSEVFAAGVRLEASAFSIEAHNAVTALTNSGLPLIPLYGEGGLCQEAHNAFRFKRIYVNAEHGIPFLSSSDIISVRPKTDRFLSRKYTRNSAMLSVQKWDVLISRSGTIGNIALANEAFTGKAISEDVIRLSADNQDVAGFIAAFLRSRYGRPQLTQATYGSVIVHIELKHLNRVQIPDLPPIRRIEIGRLMCQAGELRDEANHLLDEADRLLHERLNLPYLKDIAPRGSASFTTTIKASQLMGRFEGSFHNPEAIAAEEQVAKLPVEITTVGDRRVTKEVRAITKFRARTYVEKGGIPLLSSKQLFQVDPIDVKKLAKGAHTKDLPEIQIEENMIAVTCSGTIGRVQIITKYMENWTANQHANRLLASDDINAGYLYAWLASDYGYSLMTRHAYGSVILEFDRFMLASVHIPLPDLPIRNEIGDLVLKANQLRDQAWRNEQEAISKLEKLISSKSNTPMNNQTPIESFSLANIKFDYNAEPIWELAARLSAKIPNEEWAKLPKDLAQNFDHYQQQQDS